Genomic DNA from Candidatus Binatia bacterium:
GTATCCCATCGGCGAGTGACGGTCTTCCGCTCTCCGGCCGAGTCGCGTACGGGCGTGGGCGGAGGACGCGATGGACAGGACGCGCACGGCGGATGGGCGACGGCGGTGGGAAGTCTGGGGTGAGCCGGAAGCGAGGGAGGCGCTTTCGGAGCTCGCCGATTCGGGCGAGAGGATCGCGCAGTACGCTCGGCGGCGAGGCGTCTCTGAGCAGCGCATCTACTACTGGAAGAAACGCATTGCGCAGACCGCGGCCCCTACGTTCGTGGCAGTCCCCCTCACCGCGACCCGAGCAGGGCAAATCGAGATCTGGGCCGCCGGCGTTACCATTCGCGTTCGCGAGGACCTGGACTCGGAGCGACTGGCCAACATCCTGGACGTTGTGGTGCAGCGTGGTCGCGGATGTTGACGCTGCCCCCGGGAGTGCGCGTGTTCGTAGCGACCGCTCGGGTCGACGGGCGCAAGGGGATGGATGGGCTCTCGGCGCTCGTGCGCTCCCAGTTCGCCGAGGACCCGCTGTCGGGTAGGATGTATGTTTTCTTTTCGCGTCGCGCGGATCGAGTCCGCGTTCTCTATTATGACCGCGACGGCTACGTACTGGTAACCAAGCGGCTCGAGAGAGGCACCTACCGCATTCCATGGCCCGCCGAGCAGGGGCGAGTGGTGATCGAGGCCGCTGAGCTGCTCTTGGTGCTTGAAGGTATCGATGTTCGTGGAGCTCGTCGTCGCGAACGCTGGTCGCCACGTTCGGATAGGGGTGCACTTCCTACTTTGTGAGATCGATCTTCATGCTGCGAGATCGAATTGTCTTTCCATGTCTCGCGTGCTTCGGCAAAGAAGATATCGCCGTGTCCGCGCCGAGCGAGAAGGTGCCGCCGATCACCAGCGCGATCGATCCCGATCTCGACGTGGTGCGCACGTTCATCGCGGACAGGATCGCCCGGGGCGCCATCGCCGCGCTGGTCGCCGCGATCGTCGCGCTACTCGCCAGGATGCGCGACCTCAACACCGAGCTGATGAAAAAGCTCGCTAGCAAGTCGCGCAAGCGCCCACCCAACGAAGCGATGCGGCGCTTGCAGATGGAGCTGCCGCTGCTCTGCACGGCGGCGGCCAATGACCGAAAGCCCGCGTTGCCCTCGGAGAAGAAGCCGAAAAAGCGTGGGGCTAACAAGCCCACGGCTCACGGCCGTCCTCTGCTGCCGGCGCATCTACCGCGCGTTGCCAACGTCCTGCTGGTTGCCGACGCCGAGCGCAAGTGCCCGTGGTGTGACGTCGAGGTCGCGCAAATCTGCATCAAGACAACGGCCGAGAAGCTCGATGTCGAGCCGTCGAAATTCATCGTCTCGCAGACGAAAGTCGAGACGTGTGCCTGTCCGCGCTGCCATCAGTACGTCGTGACGGCGCCCACGCCCGACCAGGTCGTCGATCGCGGCATCCTCGGCGACGAGTTGCTCGTTCACGCTCTGGTGGACCACTACCAAGACGCCGTTCCCTGGGAGCGCATGGAGCGCAACGCCCGGCAACAGGATGTACCCCTGGCAGCCAACACGCTGGCGTCATCGGTCGGCAAGCTCATCGATCTGTTCGACCCGGTGGTCGGCCATATTCGCGAGAAGTGCTTGTCCTCGGCCTTCACGGCGCTCGATGCGACACGCATGCCCGTGCTCGATCCGCTGCATCCGCTTGGCATCAAGAGCGGCGCGCTCTGGCTCATCGAGGGCGACCACCGCTACGCGTGCTTCTTGTACGCTCCGAGCGCGCACGCCGACCACCTCAAGAAGTTCTTCCAGGGGCGTACCCTCGGCAGCGTGATGTGCGACGGCTCGCCCACCAACAACTGCGTCGAGAAAGACGCTGGCGGCCGTCGCGGAGGGTGCAACGCACACGGCCGGCGCGGCCTGGTCGAAGCTCTTCGTCGCGGCGACGCGCGCGCCGTCGAGGGTCTGGAGCTCTACGCGAAGATCTTTCACGTCGACGCTGAGTCCAAGCGCCTCGGCGAGACCATCGCGCAGCGCTTCGAGCGGCGACAGCGCGAGAG
This window encodes:
- a CDS encoding IS66 family transposase, whose amino-acid sequence is MLRDRIVFPCLACFGKEDIAVSAPSEKVPPITSAIDPDLDVVRTFIADRIARGAIAALVAAIVALLARMRDLNTELMKKLASKSRKRPPNEAMRRLQMELPLLCTAAANDRKPALPSEKKPKKRGANKPTAHGRPLLPAHLPRVANVLLVADAERKCPWCDVEVAQICIKTTAEKLDVEPSKFIVSQTKVETCACPRCHQYVVTAPTPDQVVDRGILGDELLVHALVDHYQDAVPWERMERNARQQDVPLAANTLASSVGKLIDLFDPVVGHIREKCLSSAFTALDATRMPVLDPLHPLGIKSGALWLIEGDHRYACFLYAPSAHADHLKKFFQGRTLGSVMCDGSPTNNCVEKDAGGRRGGCNAHGRRGLVEALRRGDARAVEGLELYAKIFHVDAESKRLGETIAQRFERRQRESAPAAAELRAWVDLRSGDVEPKSVLGQALGYLARQWPRLTAFLRDPLMVLTNNEVEGGLRTWVLNRKTWLFVGHELSARRAADALTLIRTCNKMGINPRAYLRDTLAKILAGEKSLQALLPETYAASCAERAPPIAA